The genomic window TCTAGCTTGACCCTGACTGGAACAATCAGCACGGGAGAGCAGGATAATCCACTCCAAATACCGGGGACGGACGCCATCCCATAATGTCCCGACACGCTGACTGGCAGGTACTGCTACTCACAGACCAGTAGCAGGGCGGGGAGATGGACGGTTTTTAATGAGGGTGGATCAGGTGAACAGATGGACCGGGGGCTAGAGGCTGCATGTCCGGCCAGGAGACCGGCTACTTACGGCGAGAGCGCGGACACACTGAGCATGCAGCGACGCACAGGAGAATAGCTGGGATTccaacaaggtgtgtgtgtgagtgtgtgtgtgtgtcggggaggcGTGTGATGTATGATGGATGGGACCTTGAACACGCTAAAGCATGTCAACAGACGGGATGCTGTGTGACTGGATGAGGGTTGAGAGACACActgacatgcagacacacacacacacaccagcgttgggcggaggagaggacagagaggggggggggggcggagggatgAGGATTAAAGGAGCTTCAAATGATAAGGGGGCGGCAGGGCTGGATGAACGAATgagcagatggatggatggatgaacacAGGAGACACGGAGGATGAAGGGCAGGTCTCTAACCTCTCATCGCGGGGTTTAGAGAGGAGCCAGGGTGGGGACCAGGGCTGGTGCAAATGGAGGGTGGGATCGGGTGGGGCATGAATAGAGGGGGAGCTGGGGTGGTACGACTGTGGGTACGGGGGACATGAACATGGGATGGGCACAGGATGGGGGACATGAACACGGGATGGGCACAGGATGGGGGACATGAACACGGGATGGGCACAGGATGGGGGAGGAACAGGAGTGGTGGGAATTGGGATGACGGGAGGGTTTGATGGGAGGttgggctgggtgggtggggtggggtggggggctttacctgtgtgtgggggagggggcgggacgaggggctggggaggcccaccctcctcctctcctcctccagcgctCGAGTCAGCTGCTCAAACTGCACCTCCTGCTCCCTCACTGACTCCAGCAGGGCGGCAGCGCTCTCGCACTGCTCCATGcacactacagagagagaggcgttaCGCGCACGCGCTCAGGGCCCCGCCAACAGCTGCAACagtcacacacgtgcacacacacacacacacgtcatacacacacaggcagctgtGCATAGTCATCATTTGAAAAGGTCACCCGAGCAGAGATACACACCTTCACCAGGGGGCGTGACTTTGTGGagaagaggtgagaggtcaggccAAGGTCAAAGGTGGGGGCTTTAATTGGCGGCGGGGCTCATGGGTGGAAGGTCACCAAACCACCGAGCCGAgaaaacagggggggggggtgggtgggtggggggtggagagagccaAAGTCACGGCTGATCGAGaacacaggaggggaggagaaaaggacaGTGAGAAGGGGGGTAGATGGAATAGTCCAGCAACActtcacagtaacacacacacacacacacgcgtatagATAGCCTGTAGAGAGCAGACCACAGCAGGATAAACCCGCATTTGCTGCGAACGTTGGTACAGCAGCAGACACTGCAGCTCATTCAGGGCTTCTGGGGGAAACTACAGCTCCTGTCAGCAGCACGGTCTGAGGAACTACGACTCCCATGAGCCATCGGTGCCGTCTCTCCTGTTCAGAGGGCAGCGGTGCTGCTTCTCTCCCAggtccctgcccctctcttcctggctctccctccctcccgccggTAGATGCCTGGCTCACTACAGACTATGACAGGCAGTCTAAGATCTGCTGCATTCTTCATGAACCTGATCTCCACATCTCTGACCGTTTCCATTTCGTTCAAAGTTGTTTGGTGGcgtttttttctttcccttttCCTTCTTTTCATACTGACACAAGCACACTGTTGACAGGCTCCGACACATCCAAAAGTCAAACCGGTTAGtccagggagggggtgggaggtgacGAAATTTCACTTTGCCTTTCAGTCTGCCTGTGTCactgtgacagacacacacaactttaaaaaaaaattaaaaggtaCCAAGAGCTTGTCAGTAGGAGCTGTGGTTAGGCAACAAACAGGCACCTGCATTTACACCTCTTGCACCAGGTGCGTTTGAGAGCGTCgtcagagagactgagaaaggtGTTCCGGTGTGTCACGGTTACGAGACTGATAAGGCCAGAGAGGAATGTGATGACGTCAGGAGGTGGGACTGCCCATTCAACGGCAGCAACAGGACCTCCGACTACCTCGTCTGCTCCTGCCCTGTCTGAtgacgcgcgcgcacacacacacactcgcgcgcgcacacacacacacacaatgcatgtTTCTCTTACTTCACGAAGGGGTGAAGTAGCCTACCTCGTTTTCACTTTCACATGATAAAAGGAGCACAGGCCGTGAGAAGAAGGGAAGATGAAAGGGAAAAAGATTTACATCAAGGAGAGaggttttcaaaaaaaaaaaatatatatataaattctTTGAAGAAAAAGACGGGGTGCAGAGGCCGATCTAAGAGAGGACATgaagttccacacacacacacacacacacacacacacacacaccagtggtcAGGCCAAAGCCTCACGGCCCCACCTGCACAACCATAACCAATATGCCCTTATAAGGGCAAAGCCAGGACAGGAGCACAGAAACCACAATCTACCactgtcagagggagagagacaggggggagtgggggggggggggtagaggaggaggcaagggcaggaaaacaaagacagacagaagcagtggggggggggggggggggggcgagcgagagagaggccgagagagagagaggccgagagagagagagagagagagagagagagagagaggccgagcgaggcagagagagaggccgagagaggaggagaggacagataaGGACAGCGGTGTTAACTAAAAGATAAAAAGCACGGCAACTAGCATTCCTCACATTGCGGTGGGTCACCAAACAACACAGAGTCCTTTGGAGACAAAACAACGCTCCCAGTAGGACCCAGCGCTCCTGGCTACGCTCACACCAAGGTCCCAAGGCCAGCCTGGCAGGTCGTACCgatccagtcacacacacacacacacacacacaccccaaaacgAACACACCGGAGTCTAAAAATGTCATATTCCGTTGGTGCTTCTCAGTCCTTTGTGTCCCTGTAATTCcatagcgcgtgtgtgtgttacccacaGGGAGGTGGGGAATGTGCAGCTGTCAGAAAGACCAGAGGAACAATAAGGAGTTTGTGTTAGTGAGCCACAAGTGTGAAAGAGATGTGGTCGCAAGTTGCGACTCGCAACGCAGTCgcacaggatggtgtgtgtgtggtgtgtgtgtgcgcgcacgttcGGTGCGTTTCTATAAAGTTGTGTTAAAAGCGCCCATCCTCCCTGCACCTGCACCCCAAGTCCTCACTGGCTCCTCAGTAAGCGTGGCGTAAGCAGTTTTGGCCTTGACGCCTTTTGGAAGTCAGCTGTGGGTTTCGTCAAACAATGAAAACAATttgcctctccttccctccccccacacaaacacacagccctacctcataccccccccccccccctccctcccagcttcCTGAGTAACAGGATGTTATGGATTCTCCATCAGGGATGAGTAAGGACGCGGAGACACACCTTTATGTGAAACTCCAGTACAAACCCCTGTCTATGGTACGGCCTAAACTACTCTGTACCATTAGGCCTGCTCCACCACAAAACACCATTACCATTTGTCTTCTACATAAGCCACTACATTTAAGGCGTTAGCGCTGCCAGTGGTCAATCACATATATACTGTGGGCCAGGGGCTATACTAGTCTCCACCACAGCTAAGCCTTTAAAAAAGGTACACTGGGTAAGATTTTcagtgaaaaaaaagaaaacctttGTCTCAATTTTGGTGCGGAGGAATTTGGGTGGCCGTTTCTCATCTTTGAATTTATTTTAGAATGTTTCCTAGTGCAACTTTAACCTACCAGTGTCATCTATCCCAGAGTGTTTCCTGCTGTTGATGTTGGTATTGTATTTCAATGTAGCCCCTTTGTTAAACAGGATCAGATACGCGCAGCAGGGATTCATAGTGGATGGGGCCCAGTAcagaactgtatacagtatcattttttttctttctcctgccTACTTGTGGTCAAAGCTCTTCGGATCCTAGCCACAAGTTTCACGTCAAACCACTCGCTTCCTCTGATGTTGACCAACCAATCAATACCAACCGTTGGATCCAAAGATATAGGGCACAGAGACAACAACCAATGAAATGGGGTCGTTCCATTACGTGGCTGTGTTGTCATCCCACGGTCACAATGTCAGCGAAGGGGAAGCAGAGAGCCTTAGGGTCAgcgatacacccacacacacacacatctgatctGGCAGTGACACACCACGAGTCACTTGCGTCCCGTCTGATTTGTCAGTCGGTCACAGCACTTAAGTGTGACTCACCCCCGTTAGTAGATATCAGAATACAACAAAGCCTGGGTTCAAACATCACAAACACAATGGCCTTTGTGACACCCCAGCCTGGCTGTGCACACCTGCCTCGCAAGCAAATCCCTCTGTCCGCTTTCAAGAAGTGTAGCAAGCCGTGTGTCGTTTAACCATTATACAGTTCTAATGCAACTCCCCATGGTGCATGCTACCAACTCGATGTAATGCCATTTGTATGGGTTTAACAAAGTGTGGCTGGTAATGAGATTGAAGCATTAGACagctgatcccccccccccccccttacagcctaatgcacacatacacacaaacatccactcTGTCCACTTAGAGGAGATTAACCTAATGCACCTCCTCAAAATGGACACACACTCAACTAGCACATCAACCATCAGTGGGGACTTTTGAAACCCCTACTAGTCCTATTCATATTATAGGCATTTCATATCAGTCTGTGGATGGCAGGCAGGCTTTGTGCAAGCTCACTCCCAGGAACAAAAAACTACTGATGCCACATTGACCACCTGCTCCACCTGTGGAACATCACAGaagcttttttgttgttgtggaatTAAGAATAGTCACTCCTGATATCAATAACCACCTGATGACAGAGTAGGCCAAAAcctgcactacacacacacacacgcacaactggTTAAGCGAGGATCACACCAGCATCTCCCTACCCAGACAAACCACAcagcacgtgcgcacacacacatcaatactgACCCCCATACTGTATTTACAACACAAACATCAGAAACTATTCCCATATGCAACACACTTCAGTTGACATCACCCCGCCTTCTCACTGCCCAAACAAGTTCATTCAGGACCTACCTAACAGGTTAACTAGCAGGGAATAATGAGGCCTGTGGGAAAGTTTCACTTGtagacccccaccccacacccacaACAGCAACCTGTATGTCAAAGTTTCAAATGCTTGGCGTGGATTATATAGATCTGTTTGTTAAACTAATGATTATACGGCTAAATCAAGCATTATACAGAACAACAATAAACAGCAATTGGTCTTACCGGTGGCAGGTGTATAGTAGATTAACAATATTGCGCGCTTTCTCAGGAGTACTGAAAACAGAAAGACGACACTAATGAGAGATCTTGTTGTTGCAATTCCAGTGTTTGGAATAACAGTCCTCGCAGTGAACCACACACGCCTTGTCAACAATCAAATTACTTTGGCTATCCCTCTTTAATCGAAAAGCAATAGACGCATTTCATATTTTACACATATTACACATGAATGAGCGACCCTTGGTGGTTTAGAAAAGCAATACAAGTTTTTCCAATTAAATTATGTTGAAGTTGATCGCTGCAAGTCTAACTTTCGAACAAAAGACCACggcagcagcagtgtgtgtgcaagcaagcAACATTAAGTTCGCTCTCATTCCCTCAGCCTATGCCGCGATAGCTTTTCAGTCAGTAGGTAGTTTCATGAACATGAAGTCTCTACCGCCATAAAACGCAAATAAAAATTGCCCTAGACTTCCAATTACAGCATTGTATTCACTCAGATTTTGTGGAGTTGGTTGCTAGCTAGGTAGGACGACACCAGAAACTGGACTGGACACCCGTTACATTTCTAGGCTCGTCGTAGCATGCTGTTATAGCTAACGCGAGCTAGCCTGGGTTATATTTTGGTGTGAAGCCAGATTAACATACAATACGACTGCCAGCTATCTATGCTAGCTATCTAGAGCGCACCACAAACAATGATGTTTATGTCGAAATAAACCTTAGCTTGTTGGTTAAATGCCAGTATTACTAGCCAATCTGGTAATAGGTCATTCTCTGTCCACACTTACGCTAACAAACACCGgcctagctagtgctagcttaCATCGTCGAGACGCAGGCCAGGGCGTTTTACCCCACTAGGAATCAGACGGCAGGCTAAATAAGTCGTGCTGATATGATTCTGACCACTCCTTGCAGCCGCTGCAATGTTTGTGTTAGTTGTGAGCGACGAATATAGTGAAAGGGGAGTAATATATGTTCCCCTGGTGTATTTAACTCACCCAGACGTATTTTATTCTCTGGGCCTTTCCGCGTATCTTTTCTTCGCTTTtcccctctttctgtcctcctTTCCTGGTATTTCAAGCTAGCTAGGCTGAAGCCAAGCGTCGGGACGAGGAGGGCGGGCTCAACAAGCCTTTTACCGTAAATACGTACGGTCACCAATGGCCCCAGTGAAATTCCTGTCCTATTACAGGTGTGTCACAGGTTGCGGAATGAGTCTACATGTTGCTCTTGTCCAAACACGAGTGCCCATTACAGACAGCTGATGAAGCGGATGATTAATACCCTTCATTCCCAAGACCTAATAACGACCCAGATGAAACCGCGGAGACCACCTTCTTTTCacacatataggcctacatccactcacacacaacacatttccCAATAATAGTGGGAAGTTGTGCATTATTGGATGTATTTCTCAATTCAAGGAGGTTCCAATCATGTGATCAGTCATATCAGCTGTTTAGTTATCATATTGTTGATATAGAAAAAAATGAATTGTTTCTCAATTAGATTCCCATTCTCAcataagggggtgggggtgtgatgGACTTGAGAAATCTATATTCTACTTGTTTATGTCAGAAGCACAAAGCTAAGAAGTTTGAGTAATAAATCAAATGAGAGGAATCCAGATAAACAATAGAAACCTTTTGCGCTGGGGGAACAAGGAACAATGCAAGGAATTTCCCCAATTTCCTGGAGAGTCCCCCGCAATTTTCAAGAtttgtaaccctaacccacatagCAACGAAGGAGAGGCAACACTGCACTCTAGAGGaacaacctttaaaaaaaaattctggtcCCCCGCAATACTGTTACATATACAGTAATACTAATAATGTAATAACGTATTTATTCCATACCAAAGTGAAACATAGGGGGGTTTTGAACCTGTAATCTCTTGATCCGCAGTCAAATTCTCTACCACTGAGCCAAGCCTGTATGATTTTGCCAAATGCAAAATTGAAGTGAAAAAGtaagaaaaataaaacatttttattgaagaaaagaaaaacaacaacaaaaaacacaaagctACAGTTTAAGGGCATTTTACATTGATTACCTGGACATACACCAAAACCCATTATCCAGGACAGAGATATCGAAAAGGGCAATTAAAAGGCAATTAGACAGAAGAGCTGGAAAGCGGAGAGCTGGCAGTTATCAGAGTGCCATGTTCccctcgtctgtgtgtgtgaccatgtgtCTGCGCAGGTTGCTAGGGTTGTTGAAGTTGGCCCCACAGTGGGAGCAGCCGTAGGGTTTTTCCCCCGAGTGTGTCCTCATGTGGATCTTCAGGCTGCCGTTCTGTGTGAAGCTCTTCCCACACAACGAGCACACAAAGGGCTTCTCCCCTGTGTGGATACGCATGTGGACGTTCAGAGTCGTCTTGTTGACAAACTGCTTCCCACACAAGTGGCAGGTAATGGGAACCTCCCCCGTGTGAATAGTACGGTGCCGCGCCAAATCCGAGCGCCGGTAAAAACGCTTATCGCAGAAACTGCATGCCAGGGGTGACTGATGGTGCTGGGCTGTTCTCACATCCAGACCCAGTTGCCAGCCTTCGTACCGGGACAGGTTTGATGAGGTTGGGGTCATCTCTGTTGAGGCTGCCAGGGTAGTAGCCTGGTCTACATTCCCActggcccctcctctcctctgagccTCCCCACTGCCCTGCATCCCTGTCATCTGGGTTCTGCTAGCATCATGGCTTTGCTGTGATTGGGTGCCATGGTTGACAGTGTGGATGGGTGCAAGACTAGGGAACCTCTGTGGATCCGGTTGTGTGAAGGGAGAAGAGTTCTCAGGGGCCGCCCACGCCGGGCCTTGGGCCACATCTTCTCCACTGTGGACGCTGACAATACACGGCCCCTCGTTACCCAACatcagggaggaggggttgagCTCCGGCATTCCCATAGCAACCGACTGTGCCACATTCTCCTCGTTTTGGGACTGGGCCTGATCTACATGAAACAAAGAACATCATAATACTGACTTTCTTACATTTTTTAACATGTGTGTTTTATCATAGCCTAGTTCATCTCCTTACGACTTTGTGATAACATTTAGCTCCATGTTTCCCAGCTTCGTATACCTGCATGCTGTCTGAAGTTAACCTCAGGTCCATCCTCTTCTTTGATTAGGATAACATCAGGGCAGTTACTGCTCTCCACATCTGTAGACTGAACCACaatagagcgagaaagagattgTTGAACTGTTCAGCTAGGCTAATCGTTAAGGCAGTGAGTGATCAGATCGGGAAGGCTACCAACCTCGATTTTATTAGTGGTCGGATGTCTCTCATCCTCTGTTATTGTAATGGGACTACTTCTTCCATGGCGTTCTATTTTGTCTACGACTGGGAAAAAGTTTATATAAGTAAAAGTAGTCATCAAACCTCTCTTAAATTCAAAGCCTATTAAGTGCACTGGGACTTGCTTGCCTACCTGCCAGTCTTGAACGTGGTCTACAAAGGGCTTTGCTAAAAGAGAACCGACCGGCCCGTGTTGCGTTCGTTTTTTGAAGCCGTAGGGCAAAGAGCTCACTCTTCATTACTTTCATCCTCGTCCTCAGGACTTCGTTTTCTTTTATGCTGCGGGAGATCTCCAACCGAAGGTCTGCTGAGCTCTCGGAGATGAGCTGACTAATCTCTGCAACGGCTGCTCTCGCAAGCACGTCCATAATCGATGCAAGTTGTGTTTGCACCGATGACAAATACGTCGGCATTGTTCGTATTGATAGTGTGAAGATATTAtagaaaaacacaaaaatatgaGGACACCCAAGCAACACTATCCATCGAGTAGCCTATCTGCCCTGCTGTACACAAAGCCCTTTCCGGTCATAGCAGAACACTTCACCACCGTAATCCTACAAATGGATGTGCAGCTGTAACTAGTGAGAAACGAACGCCGAATCTGCTGGTAACGTAAACACGCACAAGACCTAAAAAACATGCGGTAATGGGCTCGTGTTCATCGGAAGGTTCGGAGTAAGTCAAATCACATTTCAAATCATAATTTCGTTCAATGGAGATTTGTCTTCAGCAGTGGGCTGCTGTGTCAGAACAGTGAGCACAACCGTGGTTCTTTTTCCGCATGACCCGAATACTCAAACACTAACATTTTAACGTGAAGTGTTTTTAACGATCTGTTAAATGCTCGTTTATTAGCAATCGTTGGATTTACAAGTATATTGTATATTGAGACAAAGACCAAACTCACAAGACTTCGAGTTTCCTGTGTTTTCTTCTTTGTTGACGGACACATTGTAAATTAAAAACGAATGATTGTCGCTTTATTTGTGACAAAAATACACATCCCACTAGCCTACAAAGTCACAGCATAGTAACGTTTGAAATAATAGCtacgtaataataataataataacatgacACAAATTAAAAGAAATCTTGCTTGCTGATTAGACCTGACGTGTCAATTACACACAAACGGTGCTCTAACTATCTAAACAATTTTAGTTTCAAACTGTAAGACTGACATGAAACAGTAGCAAGACAGTACCCTATCCTTGCCGTCTTGGCATATTTATCTCTATTGGTCTTTTGAATTGCTCTGTCTTAGTTGTTCTAAGCCTGTGCACCAACTAACTGTCGGCTGTCTTTCTTCTCATCCTCTTCGACTACCTTCACTGCTGAGCTTCCCTCATCATTTTTCTGGTCCCCAATGAACTCTTTGTCAGGTTTGTCCTCTCTTTCCTGGCCACCGATCTTCccattctcccctccctctttcttttcagTGGACATTTCCTCGCCATCCGTAGCCCTGccactttcctcccctccttcgtttgtactctttttctcctcctccttgtccttcctctccttctctatttTGGAGAGGTGATGACACAGGGCCTGGACGTAGGTAAACACGCACAGAGGGTCTGGCCTGTTCCCCATCAGGATCATATCAGccacctccagcagggggcagcagtcaGCCATGGACCTGATGGACGGCAAGACCCAAAgcagaagagagatgagaggggatgagcaaaacaacaacattagaATAGGATGACTCTTCTCTCGTTCGCACagaccatctctctccctctgtttgtcGCACTTTCATGACACAAACTTTCCTCCACATGCGGAAACAAACTGAGCGCCATACTCTGCTGTCTTGAAGGCCAGAGTAaagttcttctctctctcttccgcctTCAGGGTGGAGAAATCAAAGGCATCCGGGAAGAAGCGATGCACCAGGGCACAGAACGCCAGCCCGTCACACCATGACGATGAAAAGTTCTCTATGGATACACcctgaaggtgggggggggggggggggggggttgaaattGGAGGACAGAAAGAATATCACATCTATGTCCTGTGGTATTGATGTCAACAGGCGACGAGTTCAAAATGCAGAGTCTAAGTGATGTGATTCTGAGATCACCTCGTAGTTGCGTGTTTTGTTGCGACACCACTGAAGGATCTTCTGTTTTATCGACGCCCCGCCTGCCACCGCCGCAGCCGACTTCTGCAGTTTGAAGTTACGAGGAATTGGCgtcctgataaaaaaaaataagaaaataagatCATATTTGTTATTTATATTGACATCCCTACCATGTAGGTTTCTCTCCTATGCCAGCTAATCGATAGTATATAGTTTGTGCACTTAATAGGCTGTAAAGAACTTACTCAGGTGCTCCTTGCTGGAACTTGGCTATGATGTCCTTTTTGGTGGACGGCCGGACAGAGCGGGCAGAGGAGCGGGGTCGGGACAGCGAGACGGGCGCAGAGGCCGGAGTGGCAGGGGAAGGACACGCCCCGCTTTTTCTTTTCGCCTTCCcttgcttctctccctccttgatCTTCCCCTTCTCTTTGACCTGCCTGTTCTTGGTGTCCGATCCCTTCGCCCCCTCTGTCTTCCCCGGCTGTGCTGTCtccttatcctcctctccttttcccccatcCTCCGTTTTCCCGTCTGTCTTGTCCCCTGCCTGTTGGGTGTTGTCTCCCCCGTCTTTATCCACCTctttcccctccactccctctttctcaatcTCGGCTGTCGTGACCACCTCTTGCCCTTTGCTAttcttgtcctccctctcctcctctcccttcaccgCTCTATTTCCAATCAGCGTTTTGGGACTGTATGTCTCCGATCTGTCGGCATCAgggtttgccccccccccctcctcctcctcccccgcatCTCTCCCCGCCTGGCCACCATCGGACTCACGCTCCTCTGGGTCTCCATTACCAGGCTCCGGGCCTTCCTCCGTTACTGTCTCTCCACCGGCCTCCGCCCCCCGCCCAGAATCCCCTCCCACTGTGTCCTCCAGCACGGACGCTCTGTCAGGGTTGGCCCTCTCGTGGACTGGAACTTCACCCTCTGTctgagagcagaaagagagagagtgtgtttgtgtgcttgtaccTGTGCGTGTGGCGGgtgggaggagagtagaggaaacTGTCATTATTACATTAACTTATTCGATCATAATAACATATTTACTTCAAATACCCTAGATCTTCACTGGTCTTTCAGAATGGGATAGCATTGGAGCTTACCGTAAGTGACGTTACATTATTACAAATGCTGCACTCCAGGAACCAAGGTGTCACACCAGGTCATGACTTGGTAGTGACTCATCAGAAGAAATAGTAGAGGTGTCCGTGGAGAGCAGTGCAACATTCTTCATCAGCATTTGGCTGTGGAACAGGTGTTGCCCAGCTCTAACGCATGCTGTCTGTATCCCCCATGCTGAAAATGCCATACCTGACCCCTCCATTAATACACCGCTCTCAAATAATACGTGACATagcaaaataaattatgttgttACTTATGTATGTCGGTCTGCTTTTTGAGTGACAGTTTAAGTCACAACTCACAGTTTAAGTAGGCTATTTCTGTAATGGGTTTGTATGTATGCGATGTAGCTAGGCTGTGTCAGTACTTTTCGCAATATGTAAGTGCTAGCTAACCCACCtgattgttattgttgttatcCGTCTGGTTGGCTCCATGGTCACTCCCGGAATCCTTCGTGTTAACTAATACTTCATCCATGATTAGTTTGACTTCCTATGTATTTAAGTCCACCTTCCTTCGAGAGAAGCAATACATGTGCAAATAAAGAAAACGTCAAACCAGATTACTCTTTGCTACCAATGTGCTTTCATGGCTAACTCGATCCATCTATTGTGTCACATGCTCTCCCTGTTGTCTCACTGTCTGCCTCTGAGTGTCGGTCTGTTTGTCGCTCTGTtccttgctctccctcttttcttctctgtctatctctgtctctgtcaggcCTGTCTGGTGTGTCGGTTAGAAgatgccccctgccccctccagcctGGTGAAGATTCCACGGCACTTAATATGACC from Osmerus mordax isolate fOsmMor3 chromosome 12, fOsmMor3.pri, whole genome shotgun sequence includes these protein-coding regions:
- the LOC136954614 gene encoding zinc finger protein 2-like isoform X1, giving the protein MDVLARAAVAEISQLISESSADLRLEISRSIKENEVLRTRMKVMKSELFALRLQKTNATRAGRFSFSKALCRPRSRLAVVDKIERHGRSSPITITEDERHPTTNKIESTDVESSNCPDVILIKEEDGPEVNFRQHADQAQSQNEENVAQSVAMGMPELNPSSLMLGNEGPCIVSVHSGEDVAQGPAWAAPENSSPFTQPDPQRFPSLAPIHTVNHGTQSQQSHDASRTQMTGMQGSGEAQRRGGASGNVDQATTLAASTEMTPTSSNLSRYEGWQLGLDVRTAQHHQSPLACSFCDKRFYRRSDLARHRTIHTGEVPITCHLCGKQFVNKTTLNVHMRIHTGEKPFVCSLCGKSFTQNGSLKIHMRTHSGEKPYGCSHCGANFNNPSNLRRHMVTHTDEGNMAL
- the LOC136954614 gene encoding zinc finger protein 2-like isoform X2, encoding MDLRLTSDSMQAQSQNEENVAQSVAMGMPELNPSSLMLGNEGPCIVSVHSGEDVAQGPAWAAPENSSPFTQPDPQRFPSLAPIHTVNHGTQSQQSHDASRTQMTGMQGSGEAQRRGGASGNVDQATTLAASTEMTPTSSNLSRYEGWQLGLDVRTAQHHQSPLACSFCDKRFYRRSDLARHRTIHTGEVPITCHLCGKQFVNKTTLNVHMRIHTGEKPFVCSLCGKSFTQNGSLKIHMRTHSGEKPYGCSHCGANFNNPSNLRRHMVTHTDEGNMAL
- the smtnl1 gene encoding smoothelin-like 1; the protein is MDEVLVNTKDSGSDHGANQTDNNNNNQTEGEVPVHERANPDRASVLEDTVGGDSGRGAEAGGETVTEEGPEPGNGDPEERESDGGQAGRDAGEEEEGGGANPDADRSETYSPKTLIGNRAVKGEEEREDKNSKGQEVVTTAEIEKEGVEGKEVDKDGGDNTQQAGDKTDGKTEDGGKGEEDKETAQPGKTEGAKGSDTKNRQVKEKGKIKEGEKQGKAKRKSGACPSPATPASAPVSLSRPRSSARSVRPSTKKDIIAKFQQGAPETPIPRNFKLQKSAAAVAGGASIKQKILQWCRNKTRNYEGVSIENFSSSWCDGLAFCALVHRFFPDAFDFSTLKAEEREKNFTLAFKTAESMADCCPLLEVADMILMGNRPDPLCVFTYVQALCHHLSKIEKERKDKEEEKKSTNEGGEESGRATDGEEMSTEKKEGGENGKIGGQEREDKPDKEFIGDQKNDEGSSAVKVVEEDEKKDSRQLVGAQA